One segment of Bacillota bacterium DNA contains the following:
- a CDS encoding homoserine dehydrogenase yields MTEPLVVALLGFGNVGSSVWQLIEERSRRLGWAAGRPIAVRRALVREPGKTRPVTPPPGFLTTDLDELLDDPAVEVVVELMGGLEPAGSYVRRALAAGKSVVTANKELIAHHGPELLRLAREHGAQLRFEASVGAGIPIIRPIEEMLVANRITRVTGILNGTTNYIVSRMASAGATFREALAEAQELGYAEPDPSDDVEGRDTARKLAILASYAFGSWVSPEAVYTEGITALDPVDLGYAAQLGYAVRLVGTAIHREAGIEARVHPALVPLDHPLASVRGAANAIFVEGDPVGELMFYGLGAGGYATASAILGDLVQVARGSRPWRPEPRSGADALPVLPADAIRSAYYLRLEVADSPGTLAALAGAMARHGISLRQVLQMRSQGERAEVVFVTHPAREAEMRQAREDVEALPSVYRVASLLRYHDGSQAALSPEAGGLRHP; encoded by the coding sequence TTGACCGAACCTCTGGTCGTCGCCCTCCTCGGTTTCGGCAACGTCGGTTCGAGCGTCTGGCAGCTGATCGAAGAGCGCTCGCGCCGGCTCGGCTGGGCCGCCGGCCGGCCCATCGCGGTGCGGCGGGCGCTGGTGCGCGAGCCGGGGAAGACGCGCCCGGTGACGCCGCCGCCCGGCTTCCTGACGACCGACCTGGACGAGCTTCTCGACGATCCGGCGGTGGAGGTGGTGGTGGAGCTGATGGGCGGCCTCGAGCCGGCCGGAAGCTACGTCCGTCGCGCCCTGGCCGCCGGCAAGAGCGTGGTGACGGCCAACAAGGAGCTGATCGCCCACCACGGGCCCGAGCTCCTCCGCCTTGCCCGCGAGCACGGCGCGCAGCTTCGCTTCGAGGCCTCGGTGGGCGCCGGCATCCCCATCATCCGCCCCATCGAGGAGATGCTGGTGGCCAACCGGATCACGCGGGTGACCGGCATCCTCAACGGGACGACCAACTACATCGTCAGCCGCATGGCCTCGGCGGGAGCCACCTTCCGCGAGGCGCTGGCCGAGGCGCAGGAGCTGGGCTACGCCGAGCCCGACCCCTCCGACGACGTGGAGGGGCGCGACACGGCGAGGAAGCTGGCCATCCTGGCCAGCTACGCCTTCGGCTCCTGGGTCTCGCCCGAGGCGGTCTACACCGAGGGGATCACGGCGCTCGACCCGGTCGACCTGGGCTACGCCGCCCAGCTGGGCTACGCCGTCCGGCTCGTGGGCACCGCCATCCACCGCGAGGCGGGCATCGAGGCGCGCGTCCACCCCGCGCTGGTGCCGCTGGATCATCCGCTGGCCAGCGTGCGCGGTGCCGCCAACGCCATCTTCGTCGAGGGTGACCCGGTGGGCGAGCTGATGTTCTACGGCCTCGGCGCGGGCGGCTACGCCACCGCCAGCGCCATCCTGGGCGACCTGGTCCAGGTGGCGCGCGGCAGCCGGCCCTGGCGGCCGGAGCCGCGCAGCGGCGCCGATGCGCTTCCCGTGCTGCCCGCCGACGCCATCCGCTCGGCCTACTACCTGCGCCTGGAAGTGGCGGACAGCCCGGGGACGCTGGCGGCGTTGGCCGGGGCCATGGCCCGCCACGGCATCAGCCTCCGCCAGGTGCTGCAGATGCGCAGCCAGGGCGAGCGGGCGGAGGTGGTCTTCGTCACCCATCCCGCGCGCGAGGCGGAGATGCGCCAGGCGCGGGAGGA
- the thrC gene encoding threonine synthase, whose protein sequence is MGAVWRGVWAEWGDFLPRTERTPELTLYEGGTPLLSAPRLAEWVGGGIRLYLKFEGQNPTGSFKDRGMVVAVAKALEEGARHLVCASTGNTSASAAAYAAAAGIRATVLIPEGQIARGKLAQAVRYGARVLAVRGNFDQALEAARRLAAERPELALVNSVNPMRLEGQKTAAFEVVEQLGGAPDVLALPVGNAGNITAYWMGFREYHRAGRSPGLPRLFGFQAEGAAPLVLGHPVERPETVASAIRIGRPASGERALAAARESGGAILAVSDREILEAYAALARLSGLFAEPASAAPVAGLRRLAAAGVLEAGQRVVAVLTGNGLKDPETALGGDLVERSLESVEAEPGRIAERLLAGSGVA, encoded by the coding sequence GTGGGAGCCGTGTGGAGAGGCGTCTGGGCGGAGTGGGGAGACTTCCTGCCGCGCACCGAGCGGACGCCCGAGCTGACGCTCTACGAGGGGGGCACCCCCCTCCTGTCCGCGCCGCGCCTGGCAGAGTGGGTGGGCGGCGGCATCCGCCTCTATCTCAAGTTCGAGGGACAGAACCCCACCGGCTCCTTCAAGGACCGGGGCATGGTGGTGGCGGTGGCCAAGGCGCTGGAGGAGGGGGCGCGCCACCTCGTCTGCGCCTCGACGGGCAACACCTCCGCCTCGGCGGCCGCCTACGCGGCGGCCGCCGGCATCCGCGCCACCGTCCTCATCCCGGAGGGCCAGATCGCCCGCGGCAAGCTGGCCCAGGCCGTCCGTTACGGGGCCCGCGTCCTGGCCGTGCGCGGCAACTTCGACCAGGCGCTGGAGGCGGCGCGGCGGCTGGCGGCGGAGCGGCCGGAGCTGGCCCTGGTCAACTCGGTCAACCCCATGCGCCTGGAGGGCCAGAAGACGGCGGCCTTCGAGGTCGTGGAGCAGCTGGGCGGAGCGCCCGACGTGCTGGCGCTGCCGGTGGGCAACGCGGGCAACATCACCGCCTACTGGATGGGCTTCCGCGAATACCACCGCGCCGGCCGGAGCCCGGGCCTGCCGCGCCTCTTCGGCTTCCAGGCCGAGGGGGCGGCGCCGCTGGTCCTGGGCCATCCGGTGGAGCGGCCGGAGACGGTGGCCTCGGCGATCCGCATCGGCCGTCCCGCCAGCGGCGAGCGCGCGCTGGCGGCGGCGCGCGAGTCGGGAGGCGCCATCCTGGCGGTCTCCGACCGGGAGATCCTCGAGGCCTACGCCGCCCTCGCGCGCCTGAGCGGGCTCTTCGCCGAGCCCGCCTCGGCCGCCCCGGTGGCCGGCCTGCGCCGCCTGGCCGCGGCGGGCGTGCTGGAGGCGGGCCAGCGCGTGGTGGCGGTCCTCACCGGCAACGGCCTGAAGGATCCGGAGACGGCGCTGGGCGGCGACCTGGTGGAGCGGTCGCTGGAGAGCGTGGAGGCGGAGCCCGGGCGGATCGCCGAGCGCCTCCTGGCCGGGTCGGGGGTCGCATGA